Proteins from a genomic interval of Lycium ferocissimum isolate CSIRO_LF1 chromosome 2, AGI_CSIRO_Lferr_CH_V1, whole genome shotgun sequence:
- the LOC132047507 gene encoding uncharacterized protein LOC132047507 yields the protein MREFKVNDSNKSVWRLICKPHTQGCRWLLWGIAKPDGLWEITKFHPKHTYDMGQSRADHFNLNINMIAHVLLKHIEETPRMPIKTCISMIHSKYGKIISKRKGFLGRGHVFETIFGTWESSFQALPGYMAALKHANPGTVVQWWLLEGRIFDFVFWAFKLSIDRFAHCQNVISIDGMHVYGRYDIKLLIAVGMDANGSIFPLAFAIAANESNETWGMFLTHL from the exons atgagggagtttaaggttAATGACTCAAACAAATCGGTATGGAGGCTGATTTGTAAGCCACATACTCAAGGCTGTCGGTGGTTGCTTTGGGGAATTGCTAAGCCTGATGGTCTGTgggaaatcacaaaattccaccCTAAGCACACTTATGATATGGGACAAAGTCGAGCAGATCATTTTAATCTAAatataaacatgattgctcATGTGTTACTTAAACACATTGAGGAAACTCCAAG GATGCCTATCAAAACTTGTATTAGCATGATCCACTCAAAATAtggtaaaatcataagcaagagaaagggatttctcgggCGTGGACATGTTTTTGAGACGATCTTTGGAACTTGGGAATCCTCTTTTCAGGCGTTGCCGGGGTATATGGCGGCTCTAAAACATGCTAATCCTGGCACTGTTGTACAATGGTGGCTTTTagagggcagaatttttgactttgtcttttgggcattcaaacTAAGTATTGATCGTTTTGCTCACTGCCAGAATGTGATATCGATAGATGGGATGCATGTATATGGCCGATATGACATTAAGCTCCTAATTGCAGTAGgtatggatgccaatgggtcaatattccctcttgctttcgcaattgccgccAACGAGAGCAACGAGACATGGGGGATGTTCTTGACTCATCTAtaa